In the Kitasatospora terrestris genome, one interval contains:
- a CDS encoding nucleotide sugar dehydrogenase yields the protein MRVVIAGQGYVGLPLAVRAAEVGHQVVGYDVDERRIKRLAVGESYVEDIPGERLRPLLDGGAYLPSAEPGDVAGFDIAVITVPTPLRDGAPDLSYIESSARLLARHLRPGATVVLESTTYPGTTEELLAPLLEEGSGLTAGRDFHLGYSPERIDPGNPQWKLENTPKVVSGTTPEGLAAVDGFYGQLVERTVPVSSCKEAELTKLLENTFRHVNIALVNELAMFAHDLGIDVWEAIDAASTKPFGFLRFTPGPGVGGHCLPIDPSYLSWRVERALGRSFRFVELANDVNNHMPDYVVRRLSEALNERRLSVNGSRVLVLGLAYKKNTGDARETPAARIVELLTRMGADVRAADPHVVAGVHVAEPAIPGQRSVDHHEGGPLASVRRVDATPEELAAADAVVLLADHDEFDYDAVVAHSRYVLDCRRRVTGAAVEVL from the coding sequence ATGCGCGTCGTCATCGCAGGTCAGGGCTATGTCGGGCTTCCGCTGGCGGTACGCGCCGCGGAAGTCGGCCACCAGGTCGTCGGGTACGACGTGGACGAGCGACGGATCAAGCGGCTCGCCGTCGGCGAGTCCTACGTGGAGGACATCCCGGGTGAGCGGCTGCGCCCGCTGCTGGACGGCGGCGCCTACCTGCCGTCCGCCGAGCCCGGCGACGTCGCCGGGTTCGACATCGCGGTGATCACCGTGCCGACGCCGCTGCGCGACGGGGCACCCGACCTCTCGTACATCGAGTCCTCGGCCCGGCTGCTCGCCCGGCACCTGCGGCCCGGCGCCACCGTGGTGCTGGAGTCCACCACCTACCCGGGGACGACCGAGGAACTGCTCGCCCCGCTGCTGGAAGAGGGCTCCGGGCTCACCGCCGGCCGCGACTTCCACCTCGGCTACAGCCCCGAGCGGATCGACCCGGGCAACCCGCAGTGGAAGCTGGAGAACACCCCGAAGGTCGTCTCCGGCACCACCCCCGAGGGGCTCGCCGCCGTGGACGGCTTCTACGGGCAGCTGGTCGAGCGGACCGTGCCGGTCTCCTCCTGCAAGGAGGCCGAGCTGACCAAGCTGCTGGAGAACACCTTCCGGCACGTGAACATCGCCCTCGTCAACGAGCTCGCCATGTTCGCCCACGACCTCGGCATCGACGTGTGGGAGGCGATCGACGCCGCGTCCACCAAGCCGTTCGGCTTCCTGCGCTTCACCCCCGGCCCGGGCGTCGGCGGGCACTGCCTGCCGATCGACCCCTCGTACCTCTCCTGGCGGGTGGAGCGGGCGCTCGGCCGGTCCTTCCGCTTCGTGGAGCTCGCCAACGACGTCAACAACCACATGCCGGACTACGTGGTCCGCCGGCTGTCGGAGGCGCTCAACGAGCGGCGCCTGTCGGTCAACGGCTCGCGGGTGCTGGTGCTCGGCCTGGCGTACAAGAAGAACACCGGCGACGCCCGGGAGACCCCGGCCGCCCGGATCGTCGAGCTGCTCACCCGGATGGGCGCCGACGTCCGCGCCGCCGACCCGCACGTGGTCGCGGGCGTCCACGTCGCCGAGCCGGCCATCCCCGGCCAGCGCAGCGTCGACCACCACGAAGGCGGTCCGCTCGCCTCGGTCCGCCGGGTCGACGCCACGCCGGAGGAGCTGGCCGCCGCCGACGCGGTGGTGCTGCTCGCCGACCACGACGAGTTCGACTACGACGCGGTGGTCGCGCACTCGCGGTACGTCCTCGACTGCCGCCGCCGGGTCACCGGGGCGGCGGTCGAAGTGCTCTGA
- a CDS encoding SMI1/KNR4 family protein, producing MTTGRPGTAAAVPNSAYAGQVVRFPDPVRSGLHPAGVRIDEYGFPDFASYAAAAAEVADPPQGFGVDELRLTDYVSANAALYTQGHQLWADVESAVATPPGWTWHHAVGRAAPGWRRMELIPVEVKALLRHHGGLARSSADHGRRGTRPLQEQRPAHFGLAKDGGDPIAVTEDLVQRAEQRLGHPLPPAYRDFLKLAGGRAPVGVALDVELGLLLDQPFLTLSEEYGVHDLVYANKCLRDHLTKDYLGIAYVQGGLLALKVRGERTGSVWFCPYDDARDNGADASAEARVERLLLPCGDGIDEFLLRLAGSPPELETVAELMVDGGFARAVPVD from the coding sequence ATGACGACAGGTCGGCCCGGCACCGCTGCCGCCGTGCCCAACTCGGCGTACGCGGGTCAGGTGGTCCGGTTCCCCGACCCGGTGCGCAGCGGGCTGCACCCGGCGGGCGTCCGGATCGACGAGTACGGCTTCCCCGACTTCGCCTCCTACGCGGCGGCCGCCGCCGAGGTCGCCGACCCGCCGCAGGGCTTCGGCGTGGACGAACTCCGGCTCACCGACTACGTCTCGGCGAACGCCGCGCTCTACACCCAGGGCCACCAGCTGTGGGCGGACGTGGAGAGCGCCGTCGCCACCCCGCCCGGCTGGACGTGGCACCACGCGGTCGGCCGGGCCGCCCCCGGCTGGCGGCGGATGGAGCTGATCCCGGTCGAGGTGAAGGCGCTGCTGCGGCACCACGGCGGCCTGGCCCGGTCCAGCGCCGACCACGGCCGGCGCGGCACCCGCCCGTTGCAGGAGCAGCGCCCCGCGCACTTCGGCCTGGCCAAGGACGGCGGCGACCCGATCGCCGTCACCGAGGACCTGGTCCAGCGCGCCGAGCAGCGCCTGGGCCACCCGCTGCCGCCCGCGTACCGCGACTTCCTCAAGCTGGCCGGCGGCCGCGCCCCGGTGGGCGTGGCACTGGACGTCGAGCTCGGCCTGCTGCTCGACCAGCCGTTCCTGACGCTCAGCGAGGAGTACGGCGTCCACGACCTGGTGTACGCCAACAAGTGCCTGCGCGACCACCTCACCAAGGACTACCTGGGCATCGCCTACGTCCAGGGCGGCCTGCTGGCGCTCAAGGTGCGCGGCGAGCGGACCGGCTCGGTGTGGTTCTGCCCGTACGACGACGCGCGCGACAACGGGGCCGACGCGTCGGCCGAGGCACGGGTGGAGCGGCTGCTGCTGCCCTGCGGCGACGGGATCGACGAGTTCCTGCTCCGGCTCGCGGGCAGCCCGCCCGAACTGGAGACGGTGGCGGAGCTGATGGTGGACGGCGGGTTCGCCCGCGCCGTCCCGGTGGACTGA
- a CDS encoding SUKH-4 family immunity protein has protein sequence MTTTYAQAQEIAEDWINAGVPRSQQREVRVREFDLGFVCWAVAREAGRAGHDGPEGTAGQPGPGELRLVIARDSGASTLWPALPVNEVVRQFEELYGTRVEPNPAGAAKPVRGAIEATSFLLSPPQWLQEAGEAAIAAESARLGEGGDGPARLTTPPESGRPAGDAPTMLAPPAVVPGPAHGAEDATVRMPEVPPLPVGAAGPVGAAVPPFTPPGGTPTPPFAPPGGAPVPGTPVPPFAPPGPGAAVPPFTPPGGTPTPPFAPPGGTPVPGTPVPPFAPPGGGNEHAATMLAAPDGPPPGAGGPSIDYAPTVLATDGPPGLMGLPGAPGMPPAAPAQPGPAGAGRGGPGVPPPPPPAALLNPAAGPAHGVAGRTAPTAPPPPPPGELLGGAGGPAGSGTGRGGPGVPPPPPPGALRGEGAAPPAPAAPGPDAANVAHQATQLAPALDLPASGPFAPGAPGAPGAPGGAPFGPGGPGGHAAPFPPGGPFPPPGPGAPAGYGFPAAGVPMGAPPAQAAPPPAPAPAAPVLPSGVPAIGPGTQAVVSYRGPDGSEQTVIMRSEPGTPHPEWKALHEMRRLNVPPDQVLELHTDLELCDLPGGYCARMVQASWPNVRISHTVPYGKDVAGRQSGMALLHDHLDQLHQLASAPQRPRAVRVPLPAPGTVPPMPPVPPQQLAAELGQEFGLSVFRFEQRAVARQGVPEVVAQTLMWAGLPREFPPFFWAQAQEGRPIPTLAELAAERGLPGGPDFGGYLVLGNDYGRQLCVQYGTAAVVAVDLERAGEPPRFVNSGVPEFVRSLAVLGRMWRLRFGLTPEQAGRWTTDLQAQLMAVDAAAVHTPESWWGVLLEQMWDGLM, from the coding sequence GTGACGACGACGTACGCGCAGGCGCAGGAGATCGCCGAGGACTGGATCAACGCCGGGGTGCCGCGCTCCCAGCAGCGCGAGGTCCGGGTGCGGGAGTTCGACCTGGGCTTCGTGTGCTGGGCGGTCGCCCGCGAGGCCGGGCGGGCCGGGCACGACGGACCGGAGGGGACGGCCGGGCAGCCGGGCCCCGGTGAGCTGCGGCTGGTGATCGCCCGGGACAGCGGCGCCAGCACGCTCTGGCCCGCGCTGCCCGTCAACGAGGTGGTCCGGCAGTTCGAGGAGCTGTACGGCACCCGGGTCGAGCCCAACCCGGCCGGCGCGGCCAAGCCGGTGCGCGGCGCGATCGAGGCGACCTCCTTCCTGCTCAGCCCGCCGCAGTGGCTCCAGGAGGCGGGCGAGGCCGCGATCGCGGCGGAGTCCGCGCGCCTGGGCGAGGGCGGCGACGGCCCGGCCCGGCTGACCACCCCGCCCGAGTCCGGCCGCCCCGCCGGCGACGCCCCCACGATGCTCGCCCCGCCCGCCGTCGTCCCCGGACCGGCGCACGGCGCGGAGGACGCCACCGTCCGGATGCCCGAGGTGCCGCCGCTCCCGGTCGGCGCGGCCGGCCCGGTCGGCGCCGCGGTGCCGCCGTTCACGCCCCCGGGCGGCACGCCGACCCCGCCGTTCGCGCCGCCCGGCGGGGCGCCGGTGCCGGGCACGCCCGTGCCCCCGTTCGCGCCGCCCGGTCCCGGCGCCGCGGTGCCGCCGTTCACGCCCCCGGGTGGGACGCCGACCCCGCCGTTCGCGCCGCCCGGCGGGACGCCGGTGCCAGGCACGCCCGTGCCCCCGTTCGCGCCGCCCGGCGGCGGGAACGAGCACGCGGCGACGATGCTCGCCGCCCCGGACGGTCCGCCGCCGGGCGCGGGCGGTCCGTCGATCGACTACGCGCCGACCGTGCTGGCCACCGACGGCCCGCCCGGCCTGATGGGCCTGCCCGGCGCCCCCGGCATGCCTCCGGCGGCGCCCGCGCAGCCCGGACCGGCCGGTGCCGGCCGTGGCGGCCCGGGTGTCCCGCCGCCCCCGCCGCCCGCCGCCCTGCTCAACCCGGCAGCCGGCCCCGCCCACGGCGTGGCCGGCCGTACCGCGCCGACCGCGCCGCCGCCCCCGCCGCCGGGCGAGCTGCTCGGCGGTGCCGGTGGCCCGGCGGGCTCGGGCACCGGCCGTGGCGGCCCGGGTGTCCCGCCGCCCCCGCCGCCCGGCGCCCTGCGGGGGGAGGGTGCCGCGCCGCCCGCCCCGGCCGCCCCCGGCCCGGACGCGGCCAACGTCGCCCACCAGGCCACCCAGCTCGCGCCGGCCCTGGACCTGCCCGCCTCGGGTCCGTTCGCGCCCGGTGCCCCCGGTGCTCCGGGTGCGCCCGGTGGCGCGCCGTTCGGCCCCGGCGGCCCCGGCGGCCACGCCGCGCCGTTCCCGCCCGGCGGCCCGTTCCCGCCACCGGGTCCGGGCGCGCCGGCCGGGTACGGCTTCCCGGCGGCGGGCGTTCCGATGGGCGCGCCGCCGGCGCAGGCCGCGCCGCCCCCCGCTCCGGCTCCGGCCGCGCCGGTGCTGCCGTCCGGCGTGCCCGCGATCGGCCCCGGCACCCAGGCGGTGGTCAGCTACCGGGGTCCGGACGGCTCCGAGCAGACCGTGATCATGCGCAGTGAGCCGGGCACCCCGCACCCGGAGTGGAAGGCGCTGCACGAGATGCGGCGGCTGAACGTCCCGCCGGACCAGGTGCTGGAGCTGCACACCGACCTGGAGCTGTGCGACCTGCCGGGCGGCTACTGCGCCCGGATGGTGCAGGCGTCCTGGCCGAACGTGCGCATCAGCCACACCGTGCCGTACGGCAAGGACGTCGCGGGCCGGCAGTCCGGCATGGCGCTGCTGCACGACCACCTGGACCAGCTGCACCAGCTGGCGTCCGCCCCGCAGCGGCCGCGCGCCGTCCGGGTGCCGCTGCCCGCACCCGGGACGGTCCCGCCGATGCCGCCGGTGCCGCCGCAGCAGCTGGCGGCGGAGCTCGGGCAGGAGTTCGGCCTGTCGGTGTTCCGGTTCGAGCAGCGCGCGGTGGCCCGGCAGGGCGTGCCGGAGGTGGTCGCCCAGACGCTGATGTGGGCGGGCCTGCCCCGCGAGTTCCCGCCGTTCTTCTGGGCGCAGGCCCAGGAGGGCCGGCCGATCCCGACGCTGGCCGAGCTGGCCGCCGAGCGCGGGTTGCCGGGCGGTCCGGACTTCGGCGGCTACCTGGTCCTGGGCAACGACTACGGCCGGCAGCTGTGCGTGCAGTACGGCACGGCGGCGGTGGTCGCGGTGGACCTGGAGCGGGCCGGCGAGCCGCCGCGCTTCGTGAACAGCGGGGTGCCGGAGTTCGTCCGCAGCCTCGCGGTGCTCGGCCGGATGTGGCGGCTGCGCTTCGGGCTCACCCCGGAGCAGGCTGGGCGCTGGACGACCGACCTGCAGGCCCAGCTGATGGCGGTCGATGCGGCGGCCGTGCACACCCCGGAGTCGTGGTGGGGCGTGCTGCTGGAACAGATGTGGGACGGGTTGATGTGA
- a CDS encoding DegT/DnrJ/EryC1/StrS family aminotransferase, translated as MTDIPLVDLHAAHAEIAAEVREGFDRVLASGAYIKGPDVTAFEQEYAEFSGVRHAIGTANGTDALELALRALDLPGGGGVVLPANTFVATAEAVVRAGLRPVLVDVDEDHLLMDPERVADVVDDAVALMPVHLNGQLAPMAELLRAAGGRPVIEDGAQSQGARQDGRVSGSWGRISATSFYPGKNLGAYGDAGAVVTDDAELATAVRLIGDHGSGRKYVHERFGFNSRMDTLQAVVLRAKLRRLPGWNEARRAAAERYDKLLAGLEGITTPRVLPGNEHVWHLYAVRVERGRDAVLAALHAAGIGAGVHYPVPVHLQPAFRGLGHGEGAFPATERAAAEILTLPLFPQITEGQQTRVAETLTAALKANG; from the coding sequence ATGACCGACATCCCGCTCGTCGACCTGCACGCCGCGCACGCCGAGATCGCCGCCGAGGTCCGCGAGGGCTTCGACCGGGTCCTGGCGAGCGGCGCGTACATCAAGGGCCCGGACGTGACCGCGTTCGAGCAGGAGTACGCCGAGTTCTCCGGCGTCCGGCACGCGATCGGCACCGCCAACGGCACGGACGCGCTGGAGCTCGCCCTGCGCGCCCTCGACCTGCCCGGGGGCGGCGGCGTGGTGCTGCCCGCCAACACCTTCGTCGCCACCGCCGAGGCGGTCGTCCGGGCCGGGCTGCGGCCGGTCCTGGTCGACGTGGACGAGGACCACCTGCTGATGGACCCGGAGCGGGTCGCCGACGTGGTGGACGACGCCGTCGCGCTGATGCCGGTCCACCTGAACGGCCAGCTCGCGCCGATGGCCGAGCTGCTCCGGGCCGCCGGCGGCCGCCCGGTGATCGAGGACGGCGCCCAGTCGCAGGGCGCCCGGCAGGACGGCCGGGTCTCCGGCTCCTGGGGCCGGATCTCCGCCACCAGCTTCTACCCCGGCAAGAACCTCGGCGCCTACGGCGACGCCGGCGCGGTCGTCACCGACGACGCCGAACTCGCCACCGCCGTCCGGCTGATCGGCGACCACGGCTCCGGCCGCAAGTACGTCCACGAGCGCTTCGGCTTCAACTCCCGGATGGACACCCTGCAGGCCGTCGTGCTGCGGGCCAAGCTGCGCCGGCTGCCCGGCTGGAACGAGGCCCGCCGGGCCGCCGCCGAGCGCTACGACAAGCTGCTGGCCGGGCTGGAGGGCATCACCACGCCGCGCGTCCTGCCCGGCAACGAGCACGTCTGGCACCTGTACGCGGTGCGGGTCGAGCGCGGCCGCGACGCGGTCCTCGCCGCGCTGCACGCGGCCGGGATCGGCGCGGGCGTGCACTACCCGGTGCCGGTCCACCTGCAGCCCGCGTTCCGCGGACTCGGGCACGGCGAGGGCGCCTTCCCGGCCACCGAACGGGCCGCGGCGGAGATCCTCACCCTGCCGCTCTTCCCGCAGATCACCGAGGGCCAGCAGACCCGCGTCGCGGAGACGCTGACCGCGGCGCTCAAGGCGAACGGCTAG
- a CDS encoding DegT/DnrJ/EryC1/StrS family aminotransferase: MQTIPVMIPWLGEEEAAAAAEAVRSGWVAQGPRVAEFERAFAEHLGVPHAVAVSSCTTALHLAMVGAGVGPGDEVVVPSLSFIATANAVTYVGGTPVFADVDAATGNLTPETVAPLLTERTRAVVVVDQGGVPVDLDAIRALVEPRGITVVEDAACAAGSTYRGRPAGATAEIAAYSFHPRKLLTTGEGGMVTCQDGELAARLRRLREHGMSVSAADRHASAGGGASLVETYDEIGFNHRMTDIQAAVGLVQLGKLPAMVARRRELAARYRELLGDLASGLVAEPEHGTGNFQSCWLLLPEGAPERTEVLAGLAQRGVSARRGIMAAHLELPYKGSARVPLPATELLTERSLVLPLYHSLTEEQQDRVVRALRESLG; the protein is encoded by the coding sequence ATGCAGACGATTCCCGTGATGATTCCTTGGCTCGGCGAGGAGGAGGCCGCGGCCGCGGCCGAGGCCGTGCGGTCGGGGTGGGTGGCGCAGGGGCCGCGGGTCGCGGAGTTCGAGCGCGCCTTCGCCGAGCACCTGGGCGTGCCGCACGCGGTGGCCGTGTCGTCGTGCACGACGGCGCTGCACCTGGCGATGGTCGGTGCCGGGGTGGGCCCGGGCGACGAGGTGGTGGTGCCGTCGCTGTCGTTCATCGCGACGGCGAACGCCGTCACCTACGTCGGCGGGACGCCGGTGTTCGCGGACGTGGACGCGGCGACCGGCAACCTGACGCCGGAGACGGTCGCGCCGCTGCTGACGGAGCGGACCAGGGCGGTGGTGGTGGTCGACCAGGGCGGCGTCCCGGTGGACCTGGACGCGATCCGGGCGCTGGTCGAGCCCCGCGGCATCACCGTGGTCGAGGACGCCGCGTGCGCGGCCGGCTCCACGTACCGCGGCCGTCCGGCGGGCGCCACCGCGGAGATCGCCGCGTACTCCTTCCACCCGCGCAAGCTGCTGACCACCGGCGAGGGCGGCATGGTGACCTGCCAGGACGGCGAGCTCGCCGCCCGGCTGCGCCGGCTGCGCGAGCACGGGATGAGCGTCTCGGCCGCCGACCGGCACGCCTCGGCGGGTGGCGGGGCGAGTCTGGTGGAGACGTACGACGAGATCGGCTTCAACCACCGGATGACCGACATCCAGGCGGCGGTGGGCCTGGTGCAGCTGGGCAAGCTGCCCGCGATGGTCGCCCGCCGCCGGGAGCTGGCGGCCCGGTACCGGGAGCTGCTGGGCGACCTGGCGTCCGGGCTGGTGGCGGAGCCCGAGCACGGGACGGGCAACTTCCAGTCCTGCTGGCTGCTGCTGCCCGAGGGCGCGCCGGAGCGCACCGAGGTGCTGGCCGGGCTGGCGCAGCGCGGCGTGTCCGCGCGGCGCGGCATCATGGCGGCGCACCTGGAGCTGCCGTACAAGGGCAGTGCCCGGGTGCCGCTGCCGGCGACCGAGCTGCTGACCGAGCGGTCGCTGGTCCTGCCGCTGTACCACTCGCTGACCGAGGAGCAGCAGGACCGGGTGGTCCGGGCGCTGCGGGAGTCCCTCGGGTGA
- a CDS encoding MBL fold metallo-hydrolase has product MTSIRHLGHAGFVVEHAGVRVLIDPWFHPAFLEAWFPYPDNRELLPEVVAGSYDYLYVSHTHEDHFDARLLALLSRDVTVLVPDFRSREPARRLRALGFERQVRLGHREAHRLGPDLVATMLLDTSHKEDSGLLLDLGGYRFLDLNDCNTPMSELPSDVDLLAAQYSGAMWYPNAYDYPAEVMAAKTAAVRADLLDTLARKVKLTGARTYLPSAGPACFLDPELDRFNDRAATIFPQWEDVADAFAAACPETRVVRTAPGDRVDAPSPPGSWATDPAGYLAAYRERRRSEWQAWHTEPCAPVGADEVAAYFTRLQRLNRPLLADYRTGIRVEADGAAWGLTLGELAERVDLEDPPVDPAYTIRIPPRALRAVLDGRAGWEEALLSMRLGLHRDPDVFDLTLLGLLRYGHRPAQTRQLARERSGRGGETISRDGLRLQRWCPHAGEDLSHAVIADGVVECPRHHWKWSTATGACLEGGALPLHVEPEPGDPVPVLPEEPSA; this is encoded by the coding sequence GTGACGTCGATCCGGCACCTCGGGCACGCCGGCTTCGTGGTCGAGCACGCCGGTGTGCGCGTCCTGATCGACCCGTGGTTCCACCCGGCGTTCCTGGAGGCGTGGTTCCCGTACCCGGACAACCGGGAGCTGCTGCCCGAGGTGGTGGCCGGGTCCTACGACTACCTGTACGTGTCGCACACCCACGAGGACCACTTCGACGCCCGGCTGCTCGCCCTGCTCTCCCGGGACGTCACCGTGCTGGTGCCGGACTTCCGCAGCCGGGAGCCGGCCCGGCGGCTGCGGGCGCTGGGCTTCGAGCGGCAGGTGCGGCTGGGCCACCGCGAGGCGCACCGGCTCGGGCCGGACCTCGTGGCGACCATGCTGCTGGACACCAGCCACAAGGAGGACAGCGGGCTGCTGCTCGACCTGGGCGGCTACCGCTTCCTGGACCTGAACGACTGCAACACCCCGATGTCCGAGCTGCCGTCCGACGTCGACCTGCTGGCCGCCCAGTACTCGGGGGCCATGTGGTACCCGAACGCGTACGACTACCCGGCGGAGGTGATGGCCGCCAAGACGGCGGCGGTCCGCGCCGACCTGCTGGACACCCTGGCCCGCAAGGTCAAGCTGACCGGCGCCCGGACGTACCTGCCGTCGGCCGGGCCGGCGTGCTTCCTCGACCCGGAGCTGGACCGGTTCAACGACCGGGCGGCGACCATCTTCCCCCAGTGGGAGGACGTCGCGGACGCCTTCGCCGCGGCCTGCCCGGAGACCAGGGTGGTCCGCACCGCGCCCGGGGACCGGGTGGACGCCCCCTCGCCGCCCGGGAGCTGGGCCACCGATCCGGCCGGCTACCTGGCCGCGTACCGGGAGCGCCGCCGGAGCGAATGGCAGGCGTGGCACACCGAGCCGTGCGCGCCGGTGGGGGCGGACGAGGTCGCCGCGTACTTCACCCGGCTGCAGCGGCTCAACCGGCCGCTGCTCGCCGACTACCGCACCGGGATCCGGGTCGAGGCCGACGGCGCCGCGTGGGGGCTGACCCTGGGCGAACTGGCCGAGCGGGTCGACCTGGAGGACCCGCCGGTCGACCCGGCGTACACGATCCGGATCCCGCCGCGCGCCCTGCGCGCGGTGCTGGACGGCCGGGCCGGCTGGGAGGAGGCGCTGCTCTCGATGCGGCTCGGCCTGCACCGCGACCCGGACGTCTTCGACCTGACCCTGCTCGGCCTGCTGCGCTACGGCCACCGGCCGGCCCAGACCCGCCAGTTGGCGCGCGAGCGGTCCGGCCGCGGCGGCGAGACGATCAGCCGCGACGGGCTGCGGCTGCAGCGCTGGTGCCCGCACGCCGGCGAGGACCTCAGCCACGCGGTGATCGCCGACGGGGTGGTCGAGTGCCCGCGCCACCACTGGAAGTGGTCCACCGCCACCGGGGCCTGCCTGGAAGGCGGCGCCCTGCCCCTGCACGTCGAGCCCGAACCCGGCGATCCAGTGCCGGTCCTACCGGAGGAGCCCAGCGCATGA